One part of the Sphingobium yanoikuyae genome encodes these proteins:
- the rlxS gene encoding relaxase/mobilization nuclease RlxS (I built this because a sul1 chimera in AMR looks like the C-terminus.) produces MVDDDDLEPRLGRIGRGRGPSARRYAGAVLAATNLARGGPRGTGAASRFAGHRNGRGAGIGRLLASRDRHALYRRRRVVVKARIVRLGGGGIGGAKAHLRYLQRDGTTREGERGQLYGAQDVTVDGQQFLGRSEGDRHQFRFIVAPEDGAQYSDLRPLVRRLMTRMEGDLGTRLDWIAVDHFNTGHPHSHILLRGVDDRGKDLVIARDYISQGLRERAAELVDLDLGPRSDREIRASRRAEIGQARWTSIDRTLVRAADAERMISPRARDPFEHDLRAGRLAQLGRMGLADPVGAGRWQLAADLEATLRAMGEKGDIIRTLQREYARASRPLVPSAMRIHDPALAGDEPLTGRVLARGLADEHAGREYLIVEGVDGNSHYVALGKAQVDGGGPESLPDGILPGTIVDIRARNPGLRPADRTIAAIARNNGGLYDRDAHLDADPTASPAFLDRHERRLEALRRPLGLTRTADGAWMIPADHLERVMAHEAGQARDRPVKVELRAPVPLERMTGAHASTWLDHLLVGDGEAQLRDAGFGAEARAALAARRAWLIGEGLARQEGATTHYVPRMLGQLQQRELGRVAERLARQMALPYRDAGEGERIEGRLVRRLDLISGRFALLENSYEFTLVPWRGALDRRVGQSVSGRLVGGEVDWRFGRGRAGPGLG; encoded by the coding sequence ATGGTCGATGACGATGATCTGGAACCCCGGCTTGGCCGGATCGGTCGCGGGCGCGGGCCTTCGGCAAGGCGCTATGCCGGCGCGGTTCTGGCGGCGACCAATCTGGCGCGCGGTGGCCCGCGCGGAACGGGCGCAGCCAGTCGCTTTGCCGGCCACCGCAATGGACGCGGTGCAGGGATCGGCCGGCTGCTTGCAAGCCGCGATCGCCACGCTCTCTATCGCCGTCGGCGCGTCGTCGTGAAGGCCCGGATCGTCCGGCTCGGCGGAGGCGGAATCGGTGGCGCAAAGGCGCATTTGCGCTATCTCCAGCGCGATGGAACGACGCGCGAGGGGGAGCGCGGGCAGCTTTATGGTGCGCAGGATGTGACGGTGGATGGTCAGCAATTCCTTGGCCGCAGCGAGGGCGACAGGCATCAGTTCCGCTTCATCGTGGCGCCCGAGGATGGCGCGCAATATAGCGATCTTCGACCGCTTGTGCGGCGGCTCATGACCCGGATGGAAGGCGATCTGGGGACCAGGCTCGACTGGATCGCGGTCGATCATTTCAACACGGGCCATCCCCACAGCCACATTCTGCTGCGCGGCGTGGATGATCGCGGAAAAGACCTCGTCATCGCTCGCGATTATATCAGCCAGGGCCTGCGGGAGCGGGCCGCCGAACTGGTGGATCTTGATCTCGGGCCAAGAAGCGACCGGGAAATCAGGGCGAGCCGGCGCGCAGAAATTGGGCAGGCGCGCTGGACCTCGATCGACCGGACGCTGGTGCGTGCGGCCGACGCGGAGCGGATGATCTCGCCGCGCGCCCGCGATCCGTTCGAGCATGATCTGCGTGCCGGCCGTCTTGCACAGCTCGGCCGGATGGGCCTTGCCGACCCTGTCGGAGCGGGCCGCTGGCAGCTTGCTGCTGATCTTGAAGCGACGCTGCGCGCAATGGGCGAGAAGGGCGATATCATCCGCACCCTGCAACGCGAATATGCAAGAGCATCGCGCCCGCTTGTCCCTTCAGCCATGCGCATTCATGATCCTGCGCTGGCGGGTGACGAGCCGCTCACCGGGCGCGTGCTGGCACGCGGGCTTGCCGATGAGCATGCCGGCCGTGAATATCTCATCGTCGAAGGCGTGGATGGCAACAGCCATTATGTGGCGCTTGGCAAGGCGCAGGTCGATGGCGGCGGACCGGAGAGTCTCCCCGATGGCATATTACCCGGTACCATCGTCGATATCCGCGCACGAAACCCAGGTTTGCGACCCGCCGACCGTACCATCGCTGCCATCGCCAGGAACAATGGCGGCCTTTATGACCGCGATGCGCATCTGGACGCTGACCCAACCGCGTCGCCGGCTTTTCTCGATCGGCATGAGCGCCGGCTGGAGGCGCTGCGCAGGCCGCTCGGCCTGACGCGCACGGCCGACGGGGCCTGGATGATCCCGGCGGATCATCTCGAGCGGGTGATGGCCCATGAAGCAGGTCAGGCCCGGGATCGGCCGGTCAAGGTCGAATTGCGCGCGCCGGTTCCGCTCGAAAGGATGACAGGGGCACATGCCTCGACCTGGCTCGATCATTTGCTGGTCGGCGATGGCGAGGCGCAGCTGCGCGACGCGGGTTTCGGGGCGGAGGCAAGGGCTGCACTCGCTGCGCGCCGTGCCTGGCTGATCGGCGAGGGCCTCGCCAGGCAGGAGGGCGCCACGACCCATTATGTGCCCCGCATGCTCGGCCAGTTGCAGCAGCGGGAACTGGGGCGGGTCGCCGAACGGCTCGCCCGTCAAATGGCCTTGCCCTATCGCGATGCGGGCGAGGGCGAACGCATCGAGGGGCGGCTGGTCCGACGCCTGGACCTGATTTCGGGGCGCTTTGCGCTGCTTGAGAATTCCTATGAATTTACCCTCGTCCCCTGGCGTGGCGCGCTTGATCGCCGTGTTGGCCAGTCGGTCTCGGGCAGGCTCGTCGGTGGCGAGGTCGACTGGCGGTTTGGAAGGGGACGGGCTGGGCCAGGCCTTGGCTGA
- a CDS encoding IS5 family transposase (programmed frameshift): MSDLLWLSEAQMRRIEPYFPLSHGVPRVDDRRIISGIIFVIRNGLRWRDAPADYGPPKTIYNRFIRWSRLGVFNKIFAALAAKGGKPDQLMIDATHLKAHRTAASLLKKGMFPRRIGRTKGGLNSKLHTVCDGKGRPLVMLLSEGQMSDYKGAALMLDALPPAKALLGDRGYDADWFRKALAERNITACIPSKKNRKVPIPHDAALYRQRHKIENMFCKLKDWRRIHTRYDRCAHTFMSAICIAAAVIFWLNQ, from the exons ATGAGTGACCTGCTCTGGTTGTCGGAAGCGCAGATGCGCCGGATCGAGCCATATTTTCCGCTATCGCACGGGGTGCCACGGGTGGACGACCGTCGGATCATCAGCGGGATCATCTTCGTGATCAGGAACGGCCTGCGGTGGCGCGATGCGCCTGCCGATTATGGCCCGCCGAAGACGATCTACAACCGCTTCATCCGGTGGAGCCGGCTCGGCGTGTTCAACAAGATCTTCGCGGCCCTCGCGGCGAAGGGCGGCAAGCCCGACCAGTTGATGATAGATGCAACCCACCTGAAAGCACACCGGACGGCGGCAAGCCTGCTCAAAAAGGGGATGT TTCCCAGACGTATCGGACGCACCAAGGGCGGCCTGAACTCGAAGCTCCACACCGTCTGCGACGGCAAGGGCCGGCCGCTGGTCATGCTGCTGAGCGAGGGCCAGATGAGCGACTACAAGGGCGCTGCCCTGATGCTCGACGCCTTGCCTCCCGCCAAAGCCTTGCTCGGCGATCGAGGCTATGACGCCGACTGGTTCCGCAAGGCGCTTGCGGAGCGCAACATCACCGCCTGTATTCCCTCAAAGAAGAACCGGAAGGTGCCAATCCCGCACGACGCTGCGCTCTATCGTCAGCGCCACAAGATCGAAAACATGTTCTGCAAGCTCAAGGACTGGCGGCGCATCCACACCCGATACGACCGTTGCGCCCACACCTTCATGTCCGCCATCTGTATCGCCGCCGCCGTCATCTTCTGGCTCAATCAATGA
- a CDS encoding NACHT domain-containing protein, whose product MLAEFIFGAIGEAVVGHAADKGLQLFKSANAKKEISAIGAAAIEAGIANAPALAEDLRSISFVSGVFIPLLQATIKDPSRVPDADALARDFVEMFVERFASNSSTDEVLLHIFQTERHQLLAAFSSIIRELRSQLYASEFWRESAHYLATEQILSETGVIRAILERSERAESIASIDLDNARKDAKQGSTELRDWPRDISGAELLRPELDRLKRHFESAKSGAALLIGEAGSGKSALLSKLTEDLESDGHVVFGIKADTLPPSVQTIDEVGQALGLAGPLAFEIAALARNGRVYLIIDQLDAVSDVMDRSSERMRLLLRLVKEIQDQSLPVHILVSSRPFEAAHDARFQRLRAEEFKLGLPSVDQIIEFLGELGIDGTALSDPLKQTLRRPFALKLFVQLVQRGVEPTSVKSSELLDRWLATADLGPDELRARALALMTKLAEDMLETETLWRPLDQYEAAHKEAIARCEGCGLLVRSGTKIGFNHQSWLDDFQARSFRTGGDLAEYAWRNQDSLFVRATVLRSLERLRLVEFEAYVRAVNALLWTNKTRRHLKHLIADVIGTVRDPNAREGAWVETLIQKEPILANRALGTISDQWLAWRRFLSRSLGQLMKGDQFHWRAVRLLAAEAKIDPDNVIALINAYWSDSSKDHLVFNIAEQSGVVTDAVEALLRKILERTKIDQHSVSHFVTTLRTEARFREAARLVAVWLSTVEPDKYRGPELYDVEKLVEAAPEEFAEEILPWFVRFASLQVEPYREGVKRYPQSRSLPWDWDSEQERGHIIEAIRDAMRGMAKSNPAAAMRLLKPLFTVEVEQIQELIAQTITSGSEALAEEGLSFLLSDERRLQLGTGSVEIEPGCSSIESGLTSQELVEAICPYLSSEQLALLRDRIEAWSLYAPSASEGDDARLKRDRLRWVEDNRLELLERLPGNILSPRRRRQIAEWRARKGRPVPRRRGRSMATFVGSPMSQLAMAAAKNDDIFKMLDEINDEAPERSRRRPIARDGGVVELSRAFAAFGKDHPQRAFDLAATRFVAGKHEHAAGYLVDELSKNEEGTEAPVHPPSDVHQLILDLSERGFSSRTWKTHTSWALSRLADDLDGLPDDTIAMLEGWLENEAPVVEDKIERRLELDAENARRNKREKTHPEPLLFHRYGGMRIVPQDNYSVLSAIFHGLIGRKDRDYNGWLAILERHAAKSEDPHIWTFLLADKGRWLFWADRKRVQALLTVLWERDRRIFLDVDLVGFLWSNREMIPSTLLMEILSHWFEQDDEHSRQAAAEFVQALVLVDPDDEVGMTLADRLLDKSSPELVGRLLSTASAWREDDQELRERSHALLVSFAPNATGDEAHAISSAVDKDDHLLPDDFTREMIDIISRNPELLGASLTRRFADGVRGLLLYPGFDEAVMTVTERVAELIANEQGGRHRSYIDSDFVQVTVALQRSDGPLRAKAMDVYEKLLDAGAYGAEQAAKAAISR is encoded by the coding sequence ATGCTCGCAGAGTTCATTTTTGGGGCGATTGGAGAGGCGGTAGTCGGACACGCCGCCGACAAGGGCTTACAGCTATTCAAGTCCGCTAACGCAAAGAAAGAAATTTCTGCGATCGGTGCCGCTGCCATTGAGGCGGGAATAGCCAACGCCCCCGCCTTGGCAGAAGATTTGCGGTCCATCAGCTTCGTGTCAGGCGTATTTATTCCGCTTCTCCAGGCGACGATAAAAGACCCGTCTAGAGTGCCGGATGCTGACGCACTAGCCCGTGACTTTGTGGAAATGTTCGTCGAGCGCTTTGCGAGCAACTCGTCTACGGACGAAGTGCTCCTCCACATTTTTCAAACCGAGCGGCATCAGCTTCTAGCCGCATTTTCGAGCATCATCAGAGAGCTTCGTTCGCAGCTCTATGCATCCGAATTCTGGCGGGAATCCGCACACTATCTAGCGACAGAGCAAATCCTCTCTGAAACAGGTGTCATCCGCGCGATTTTGGAGCGGAGCGAGCGCGCCGAAAGCATTGCGTCGATTGATTTGGACAACGCACGAAAGGACGCGAAGCAAGGCTCGACAGAGCTTCGTGACTGGCCGCGCGATATTTCGGGCGCCGAATTGCTCCGGCCGGAGCTTGATAGACTTAAACGTCACTTTGAAAGCGCCAAGAGCGGGGCAGCGCTTCTAATCGGCGAAGCTGGTTCGGGAAAATCGGCATTGTTGTCCAAGCTTACCGAGGATCTGGAAAGCGACGGACATGTGGTTTTCGGCATCAAAGCGGACACCCTTCCTCCCTCGGTGCAGACTATTGATGAGGTCGGGCAAGCACTTGGCCTCGCAGGGCCTTTGGCTTTCGAAATAGCGGCTCTGGCAAGGAATGGTCGGGTTTACCTGATAATCGATCAGCTCGACGCTGTGAGCGACGTCATGGATCGTTCATCCGAACGAATGCGTTTGCTCCTTCGGCTGGTTAAGGAGATTCAAGATCAGTCCTTACCGGTTCACATTCTGGTTTCATCCCGCCCCTTTGAGGCGGCACACGATGCGAGATTTCAGCGCCTACGCGCGGAAGAATTCAAACTTGGCTTGCCCTCCGTCGATCAGATTATCGAGTTCCTCGGTGAGCTTGGGATCGACGGCACCGCTCTTTCTGATCCACTCAAGCAGACGCTGCGCCGGCCGTTCGCACTCAAGCTATTCGTGCAGCTAGTGCAGCGCGGAGTTGAGCCTACGAGCGTCAAGAGCAGCGAATTGCTTGACCGCTGGCTTGCCACAGCGGACCTCGGCCCCGACGAATTGCGGGCACGCGCATTGGCTCTCATGACCAAGCTCGCCGAAGACATGCTGGAAACAGAAACCCTGTGGAGGCCACTCGATCAGTACGAGGCCGCCCATAAAGAAGCGATCGCTAGGTGCGAAGGGTGCGGCCTGCTCGTCCGCAGCGGAACCAAAATTGGTTTTAATCACCAATCTTGGCTTGACGATTTTCAGGCTCGGAGTTTTCGCACAGGCGGAGACTTGGCCGAATATGCATGGCGAAACCAAGACAGTTTGTTCGTCCGCGCCACGGTTTTGCGCTCGCTCGAACGGCTACGTTTAGTTGAGTTCGAAGCCTATGTCAGAGCGGTCAACGCGCTGCTTTGGACCAACAAAACTCGTCGTCATTTGAAACATCTGATTGCTGATGTGATCGGAACCGTCCGCGATCCCAACGCTCGTGAAGGGGCCTGGGTCGAAACCCTAATCCAGAAGGAGCCTATCCTCGCTAATCGCGCGCTCGGCACGATTTCCGATCAGTGGCTTGCATGGAGACGTTTCCTATCACGCTCGCTCGGCCAGCTAATGAAAGGGGATCAGTTTCATTGGCGAGCGGTACGTCTCCTAGCCGCAGAGGCTAAAATCGATCCGGACAACGTCATCGCGCTGATAAACGCTTATTGGAGCGATTCATCCAAGGATCATCTTGTATTCAACATTGCAGAGCAGTCCGGCGTGGTTACCGACGCTGTTGAAGCGCTGTTACGCAAGATACTCGAACGGACCAAGATCGATCAGCACTCCGTCTCGCATTTCGTCACGACGTTGCGAACTGAGGCACGTTTCAGGGAAGCCGCGCGCTTGGTTGCGGTGTGGTTGTCCACAGTCGAGCCGGACAAATATCGTGGCCCTGAACTCTACGACGTCGAGAAGCTTGTGGAAGCTGCGCCCGAGGAATTTGCGGAAGAGATTCTTCCGTGGTTCGTCAGGTTCGCTTCTCTGCAAGTCGAACCGTACCGCGAGGGCGTAAAGCGCTACCCGCAATCGCGGTCGTTACCGTGGGATTGGGATTCCGAGCAAGAGCGGGGCCATATCATTGAGGCCATTCGTGACGCGATGCGAGGTATGGCGAAATCAAATCCGGCTGCGGCGATGCGTCTGCTCAAACCGCTCTTTACTGTTGAAGTAGAGCAAATTCAGGAATTGATCGCCCAAACCATCACGTCAGGTTCGGAGGCGCTAGCGGAAGAGGGGTTGAGTTTTCTTCTATCGGACGAGCGCCGGCTTCAACTGGGGACAGGCTCGGTCGAAATCGAGCCAGGTTGTTCGTCCATCGAAAGCGGTCTGACATCTCAAGAGCTCGTAGAGGCAATCTGTCCTTACCTGAGCTCGGAGCAATTAGCATTGTTGCGAGATAGGATTGAGGCTTGGTCCCTTTACGCGCCGAGTGCGAGTGAGGGCGACGATGCCCGATTGAAGCGGGACCGGTTGCGCTGGGTCGAAGATAATCGGTTGGAGCTCCTGGAGCGCTTGCCGGGAAACATTCTGTCACCTCGCCGGCGGCGCCAGATAGCCGAATGGCGCGCACGGAAAGGGCGCCCAGTTCCGCGCAGGCGTGGAAGATCGATGGCTACATTCGTTGGCTCTCCAATGTCGCAGCTCGCAATGGCGGCGGCAAAAAACGACGATATTTTCAAAATGCTCGACGAAATCAACGACGAAGCTCCCGAACGATCCCGTCGGCGGCCGATCGCCAGAGATGGTGGCGTAGTCGAGCTATCCCGCGCCTTCGCGGCATTTGGAAAAGATCATCCGCAAAGGGCGTTCGATTTAGCGGCGACGAGGTTTGTAGCAGGCAAGCACGAGCACGCCGCCGGCTATCTCGTCGACGAGCTTTCCAAAAACGAGGAAGGAACGGAGGCCCCTGTTCATCCGCCTTCAGATGTTCACCAACTCATTCTCGATCTTTCCGAGCGAGGGTTTAGCTCACGTACATGGAAGACGCATACATCTTGGGCGCTATCCCGCCTCGCGGACGATTTAGATGGGCTCCCAGATGACACGATCGCGATGCTGGAAGGCTGGCTTGAAAACGAAGCTCCGGTGGTTGAAGACAAGATCGAACGCCGCCTTGAGCTAGACGCAGAAAATGCACGCCGGAACAAGCGTGAGAAAACCCATCCTGAACCGCTTCTATTCCACCGCTACGGCGGGATGCGCATTGTTCCGCAAGATAATTACAGCGTCCTATCCGCCATTTTTCACGGGCTGATCGGACGAAAGGATCGGGATTATAACGGCTGGCTTGCTATTCTGGAGCGCCACGCGGCCAAGTCCGAAGACCCTCACATCTGGACATTTCTGTTGGCGGACAAGGGTCGCTGGCTTTTTTGGGCCGATCGCAAGCGCGTTCAGGCGCTGCTGACCGTGCTTTGGGAACGAGATAGACGCATTTTTCTCGATGTTGATCTCGTGGGATTCCTTTGGAGTAATAGGGAAATGATCCCCTCCACGCTGCTCATGGAAATTCTTAGCCATTGGTTTGAGCAGGACGATGAGCATTCCCGGCAAGCAGCCGCTGAATTTGTTCAGGCGCTGGTGCTCGTTGATCCTGACGATGAGGTAGGAATGACTTTAGCCGATCGGCTACTCGATAAATCTTCGCCTGAATTAGTCGGCCGGCTCCTTTCTACGGCTTCGGCTTGGCGCGAGGACGATCAGGAATTGCGTGAGCGTTCTCACGCGCTGCTGGTGAGCTTTGCACCAAACGCGACCGGGGATGAGGCGCATGCCATCTCGTCGGCGGTCGATAAGGACGATCATCTTCTACCGGACGATTTTACGCGAGAGATGATCGATATCATTTCTAGGAATCCGGAGCTGCTTGGCGCGTCTCTAACGAGGCGCTTTGCAGACGGTGTTCGAGGCCTTCTGCTCTATCCCGGTTTTGACGAAGCAGTCATGACTGTCACCGAGAGGGTGGCGGAGCTGATTGCCAACGAACAGGGAGGCCGCCATCGCTCGTATATTGACAGCGATTTCGTCCAAGTGACGGTAGCGCTCCAGCGAAGCGACGGTCCCCTCCGCGCCAAGGCGATGGACGTCTATGAGAAACTGTTGGACGCCGGCGCATATGGCGCTGAGCAAGCTGCCAAAGCAGCGATATCAAGGTGA
- the tnpA gene encoding IS66-like element accessory protein TnpA has protein sequence MDIEQSNEPRMSGRGDGGALVRVERRRNWSDEEKLAILKETTVPGAIVSAVARRHSVGTGQLYTWRKQLLRGAMAGFVPVELASSSPAAKAREVGRIEVRGRCGLTVLV, from the coding sequence ATGGACATCGAGCAGTCAAACGAGCCTCGTATGAGCGGTCGTGGTGATGGCGGAGCGCTTGTACGGGTAGAGCGGCGTCGGAACTGGAGCGACGAGGAGAAGCTGGCGATCCTGAAGGAGACGACGGTGCCGGGGGCGATCGTCTCGGCCGTGGCTCGGCGGCACAGCGTTGGAACAGGCCAGCTTTATACCTGGCGCAAGCAACTGCTCCGCGGAGCGATGGCAGGCTTCGTGCCTGTCGAACTGGCATCGTCTTCGCCGGCGGCCAAAGCTCGGGAAGTTGGGCGGATCGAGGTTCGAGGGCGGTGCGGCCTGACGGTGTTGGTTTGA
- a CDS encoding IS3 family transposase (programmed frameshift) — protein sequence MPSKKHRPEEIIGKLREAEIVLAQGASTAEACRRIAVSEQTYYRWRKEYGGLKTDQARRMKDLEKENQRLRRAISDLTLDKLILQEAAKGKLLSPARRRRCIDQLRQDLPIRVSERRICRVLGQHRSTQRKVPRGADDEQALTEDIVALAKQYGRYGYRRVTALLCHAGWTVNHKRVERIWRREGLKVPLRQPKRGRLWLNDGSCIRLRPEYPGHVWAYDFVEGRTHDGRKFRILTIIDEASRECLALIVARQLKHEDVLAALADLFISRGPPVHIRSDNGSEFIATAVQKWLGQIGVTTLYITPGSPWENGYNESFNGSLRDELLNGEIFYSLAEAKVLIEAWRRHYNTVRPHSSLGYRPPAPETATPPYPASGSASLHLRPNMAAMGLIH from the exons ATGCCGAGCAAGAAGCACAGGCCGGAAGAGATTATCGGCAAGCTGCGTGAAGCTGAGATTGTGCTGGCGCAGGGAGCCTCGACAGCAGAGGCGTGCCGCCGGATCGCAGTCAGCGAGCAGACATACTATCGCTGGCGCAAGGAATATGGCGGCCTGAAGACCGACCAAGCGCGGCGGATGAAGGATCTGGAGAAAGAGAACCAGCGGCTACGCCGGGCGATTTCGGATCTGACGTTGGACAAGCTGATCTTGCAGGAAGCTGCCA AAGGGAAACTTCTAAGCCCCGCGCGGCGGCGGCGCTGCATCGATCAGTTGCGACAAGATTTGCCGATCCGAGTGTCCGAGCGACGGATATGCCGGGTGCTAGGGCAGCATCGATCGACACAGCGCAAGGTGCCGCGTGGGGCGGATGACGAACAGGCGCTCACGGAGGACATCGTCGCGTTGGCGAAGCAATATGGTCGCTATGGCTACCGCCGGGTGACGGCGTTGCTGTGCCATGCGGGGTGGACGGTGAACCACAAACGGGTCGAGCGGATATGGCGACGCGAAGGACTGAAGGTCCCGCTGCGCCAGCCCAAACGGGGACGCCTGTGGCTCAACGACGGATCATGTATCCGCCTACGGCCTGAGTATCCCGGGCATGTGTGGGCCTACGACTTCGTCGAAGGGCGCACGCACGATGGCCGCAAGTTCCGGATCCTGACCATCATCGATGAGGCCAGCAGGGAGTGCCTGGCACTCATCGTTGCCCGGCAGCTCAAACACGAGGATGTGCTGGCGGCGCTGGCCGACCTGTTCATTTCTCGCGGTCCTCCGGTACATATACGGTCCGACAACGGAAGCGAATTTATCGCGACCGCCGTCCAGAAATGGCTGGGGCAGATCGGCGTGACGACGCTCTACATCACGCCGGGATCACCATGGGAGAATGGCTATAACGAAAGCTTCAATGGATCGCTTCGCGACGAACTGCTCAACGGCGAGATCTTCTACAGCCTCGCTGAGGCCAAGGTGCTGATCGAGGCATGGCGGCGGCATTACAACACCGTTCGCCCTCACAGCAGCTTGGGCTACCGACCGCCGGCACCGGAAACGGCGACACCGCCATATCCGGCCTCCGGTTCCGCTTCGCTCCACCTCCGTCCGAATATGGCGGCGATGGGCTTAATCCACTAA